The following proteins come from a genomic window of Ammospiza nelsoni isolate bAmmNel1 chromosome 6, bAmmNel1.pri, whole genome shotgun sequence:
- the WEE1 gene encoding wee1-like protein kinase: MSFLSLQRAAPPRRVSARRAAAPIRQKLLFLSGHSDCEEEEEEEEEEGCGSSSANSTGEDSAFQEADSPLSAARTPARSDPPLLEEEEEMEPAAAPLPDEGDSWEEEGFGSSPVKSPGAYFLLDSPSPLAPHKGRRCCERSPPHPAAGGYRGARGEEPGSPLPDYPGTPPHKTLRKLRLFDTPHTPKSLLSKAQGLGSSSVKLRGGSLFMNVGKSEKQEEDFRQTPHVNINPFTPDSMFLHNSDGKCRRRKRIHWNDSCGEDMEPSDGEPEEETMRPAKRITITESNMKSRYATEFHELEKIGSGEFGSVFKCVKRLDGCIYAIKRSKKPLAGSVDEQNALREVYAHAVLGQHSHVVRYYSAWAEDDHMLIQNEYCNGGSLADAISENYRNMRYFTEPELKDLLLQVARGLKYIHSMSLVHMDIKPSNIFISRTSVPSITLEEGDDDDWSSDRVIFKIGDLGHVTRVSSPQVEEGDSRFLANEVLQENYTHLPKADIFALALTVVCAAGAEPLPTNGDQWHEIRQGKLPRLPQVLSQELLDLLKVMINPDPEKRPSAVALVKHSVLLSAAKKSAEQLRIELNAEKFKNSLLQKELKKAQLAKAAAEERALFTDRMATRSATQSRPSRLIGKKMNRSLSLTIY; the protein is encoded by the exons ATGAGCTTCCTCAGCCTGCAGCGGGCGGCGCCGCCGCGGCGCGTCTCggcccggcgggcggcggccccGATCCGGCAGAAGCTGCTGTTCCTGAGCGGCCACAGCGActgcgaggaggaggaggaagaggaggaggaggaaggctgcggcagcagcagcgccaaCAGCACCGGCGAGGACTCGGCGTTCCAGGAGGCGGACTCGCCGCTCTCGGCCGCGCGCACCCCGGCGCGGAGCGACCCGcccctgctggaggaggaggaggagatggagccGGCGGCGGCGCCGCTGCCGGACGAGGGGGACTCGTGGGAGGAGGAAGGCTTCGGCTCGTCGCCGGTCAAGTCGCCCGGAGCCTATTTCCTGCTCGACTCGCCCTCGCCGCTGGCCCCGCACAAGGGCCGGCGCTGCTGCGAGCGCTCCCCGCCGCACCCGGCGGCCGGCGGGTACCGGGGGGCGCGGGGCGAGGAGCCCGGCTCGCCGCTGCCCGACTACCCGGGCACGCCGCCGCACAAGACCCTGCGCAAGCTGCGCCTGTTCGACACGCCGCACACGCCCAAG agtTTGCTTTCTAAAGCACAAGGTTTAGGCTCCAGCTCAGTCAAACTTCGAGGGGGCTCGCTGTTTATGAATGTTGGGAAATCAGAGAAGCAAGAAGAAGATTTTAGACAAACACCTCATGTGAACATCAATCCCTTCACTCCTGACTCCATGTTCCTTCACAACTCTGATGGCAAATGTcggaggaggaagaggataCACTGGAATGA CTCTTGTGGGGAGGACATGGAACCAAGTGATGGAGAGCCTGAAGAGGAAACCATGAGACCTGCTAAG AGGATAACAATAACAGAAAGTAACATGAAGTCACGGTATGCAACCGAATTCCATGAACTGGAGAAAATTGGGTCTGGTGAATTTGGCTCTGTGTTTAAGTGTGTGAAGAGGCTGGATGGCTGCATCTATGCAATCAAACGATCCAAGAAGCCCTTGGCTGGCTCAGTGGATGA GCAGAATGCTTTAAGAGAGGTCTATGCACATGCAGTTCTGGGACAGCATTCCCATGTAGTGAGGTACTACTCTGCATGGGCAGAAGATGATCACATGCTTATACAGAATGAATATTGCAATG GTGGCAGTTTAGCAGATGCCATAAGTGAAAATTACAGGAATATGCGTTACTTTACTGAACCAGAACTGAAGGACTTGCTGCTTCAAGTGGCTCGAGGTTTAAAGTACATTCACTCGATGTCCCTGGTACACATGGACATCAAACCTA GTAACATTTTCATATCTAGAACATCAGTCCCGAGTATAACTCTAGAGGAAGGCGATGATGATGACTGGTCATCTGAcagagtaatttttaaaatag GTGACCTGGGCCATGTAACTCGAGTCTCTAGTCCTCAAGTGGAAGAAGGTGACAGCCGTTTCCTTGCAAATGAAGTCCTACAAGAG aactACACTCACTTGCCAAAGGCGGATATCTTTGCTCTCGCTCTGACtgttgtctgtgctgctggtgctgagcctCTTCCAACCAACGGGGACCAGTGGCACGAAATCCGGCAAGGAaagctgcccaggctgccacaAGTGCTTTCTCAAGAATTACTAGACTTACTAAAA GTTATGATTAATCCCGATCCTGAGAAAAGGCCTTCGGCTGTGGCCCTGGTGAAGCATTCGGTGCTTCTCTCTGCCGCAAAAAAGAGCGCGGAGCAGCTGCGGATAGAGCTGAACGCTGAAAAATTCAAGAACTCCCTCTTGCAAAA GGAGCTGAAGAAGGCGCAGCTGGCCAAGGCGGCGGCCGAGGAGCGCGCGCTGTTCACGGACAGGATGGCCACGCGCTCGGCGACGCAGAGCCGCCCGTCGCGCCTCATCGGCAAGAAGATGAACCGCTCGCTGAGCCTCACCATCTACTGA